The window TTCTGAAAGGGTTTCATCAAGTATTCGTCAGCGCCGGCGCTCAAAGCCCGCAGCATCTGATCGGTTTCGATCTCGGTCGTCACCATCAGCATGACGATGCTTTTGAACCTCGCTTCGCCGCGAACTGCCTTGATGAACTCGAGGCCGTTCATTTCCGGCATGTTCCAATCGACGAGAATCACCTGCGGCAATTCGCCTTCCTGTAACCGGTCGAGAGCTTGCCGGCCGTTGCCAGCCTCGACGGTTTCGAACCCGAGTTCTCTGAGGATGTCGCCTTCGATCCGACGGATCGGGCGCGAATCGTCAACCACCATGGCTTTCATCTGCTGCTCACCTTTACGCATATAAAAAACAAGTGCAGAACCGGCCGGGGGGCGGACTTTGCCGGCTCTGCACCTGTTGTGTTCTCGAATTCGGAGTGGCTTAAGCATGCGACGTGCTATGAACCAATTCCGATGTGTTTGCACGCGACTTGCCGTTACGCGACAGGCTCACTTTTTCAGCCGCTTCGGTTCCGCTCGTTTCACCGGCGCCCAACTGTTGCAACTCGGCGGCCATGCGAGCGAGTTCGCTGGCGGCTTGTTGGCAATTGGTTGCACCTTGCGTGGTGTTCTGCGCGGCTTGAGCAACCGAGGTGATGTTCTGCGCGATCTCGGCAGTCCCCTTCGCAGCTTCGGCGACGTTGCGGCTCATTTCGGTGGCCGTGGCAGTTTGCTCTTCGACGGCACTCGCGATGGTGTTCGAAATGTCGTTGATCTGGGCGATCACTTCGCCGATCTTGCGAATCGATTCCACCGCGCCACGGGTGTCGCCCTGAATGGCTTCGATCTTGTGGCTGATATCTTCGGTGGCCTTGGCGGTTTCCTTGGCTAACTCCTTCACTTCATTCGCAACCACAGCAAACCCCTTGCCTGCTTCGCCAGCGCGGGCGGCTTCGATGGTGGCATTGAGGGCGAGCAAGTTCGTTTGCTCGGCAATCGAAGTGATCACCTTGATGACCTTGCCGATTTCGGCGCTGCTGTCGCCGAGCTTCGAGATCGTCGTGTTGGCGGTGGCTGCCGTGGTCACGGCTTGTTGAGCAACGCGGGCCGAGTCGGTGGCGTTCTTGGCGATTTCGCGAATCGCCGCGTTCATCTCTTCCACACCGGTCGAAACGGTCTGCACGTTCTTGCTAACTTGTTCCGAAGCAGCCGAAACCACATTGGCTTGGGCCGAAGTCTCTTCCGCGTTCGACGCCATCTGCGTGCTGACGGCGGTCAGTTCTTCAGCCGAAGAACCGAGCGTGCCGGCGCTCGAGTTGACTTGGTCGAGAATGCGGATCATTTCTTGCCGAGCTTTCACGGCCGCGGTGACTTCCGTGGCGTATTTCACCACTTTCACGAGCTTGCCGTTGGTGTCTGGAATCGGGTTGTACGAAGCTTGAATCCAAACTTCGCGACCACCCTTGCCGAAGCGTTGATATTCGCCGGGCAGGTTTTCGCCGCGGTTCAGGCGAGTCCAGAATTCGCGATATTCGGCCGAGTTCTTCAGCGAGTCAGAAGCAAACAGGCTGTGATGGCGGCCTTTGATTTCTGCGAGCGAGTATCCCATCGTATTGCAAAAGTTGTCGTTGGCATCGACGATCGTTCCATCCATGGTGAACTCGATCACGGCTTGAGCCTTGCCGATGGCAGTCAGTTTGGCGGCCTGATCGGCATTGGCGAGAGCGCTGGCGGTGATGTCGGTCGCAAACTTCACCACCTTGACCAGGCGACCCTGAGCATCGGCGATCGGGTTGTAGGAAGCTTGAATGACGATCAGCTTGCCGCCCTTGCCGACGCGGCGGAACTCGCCGACGAGGCTTTCGCCACGATTCAGCCGAGCCCAGAACTCGCGGTAGTCAGGCGAGTTCTTCAATGTTTCTTCGGCGAACATGCTGTGGTGCCGGCCTTGAATCTCGTCGAGCGAATAGCCGAGCGTTTTGCAGAAGTTTTCATTGGCCGTGATGATCGTCCCGGTCATTTCAAACTCGATCACGGCTTGCGCCTTGCTTATGGCCGAAATCAGGTTGGTGAGTTCGGTCAACTTCGCCGTCGAAGTTGACTTGGTTTTGGTTGTGGTCTTCGTCTTGGCTTTCGACTTAGCGGCAGGCATTTGAGCGATCCTTGAAAAAAGTGGAGCGATTCAGATTGGGCACTATTGAGTACGAGAAAATTAGCGAGCGAAGCGCGAGTCACCGGCGACGCACAGGTCGGATTCCGCCAGAGCTCGGCTGCAATCGAGCACGAGCAGGAGTTGATCGGGCAATTTGTAAGCGCCGGTGATCAGATCGCGCAAACTGGCACTCGCGGTGGCGGGCGGCAATTCGAACGCATCGGAGGTGACCTGGATCACATCACCGATTTCATCCACCAGGAAGCTCACGACTTCATCGCCGTCGCGGACGACGACATTCATCGGGTTCCGCTCCGGCCCGCGCGGCGGCAGGCCGAGTTGCTCCCGCAGGTCGATCGCAGTGACGATCTGGCCGCGTAAGTTGATCAAGCCGCTGATCACCTTGTTGGCGAGCGGCACGCGAGTCATCGCCTGATACCGGATCACTTCTTGCACTTGCTGCACCTCGACGCCGAGCAACAAGCGATCGACGCGGAAGGTGCAATACTGACGGGCGGTTTCGTTCATGGCAGCTTCCTAAATTGAGGTTTGCAGAGAAGGAGTTCGCAGTTGCCGACCTATTTCTTGCATGTCGATGACATCGGTTACGCGCTGCTGAATCACACAAGTGCCGAGCAAGTGCGGCGTCGGCTGTTCGGCGGCATTCGCTTGCTGCGCGACTTCGCAGGTATCGAGAATCCGCCGCACCACGAGGCCGAAGGAATGTCCCTGCTGGTCGTAGACCACTACCTGCAGTTCGTCGGATTGATTCTCCGTCGCAGCCCGGCCCACGATTTCATCAAGCCGCAAGAGCGGCAGAATCTTGCCGCGGTATTGAATCACTTCGCGACCATTGGCCAGTTCGACCAGCGAATTGGAGATTTTTTCAAGCCTTGAAACCATCGAGATCGGCAAGGCAAAGCGGCGGGCATCGCCCACGTCGACAAGCAGTACGGATTGAAAGGACTGGCGGTGGCGTTGCGTTTCGAGGTTCTCTTCTGCCCCAGAGCGAGACCTCAATTCACCACTCAGCCCCGACGCCACCGCCAGACCTTTAACGTCGAGAATCAAAGCGACGCCGCCGTCGCCCATGATCGTCGCACCGGCATATTCGCCGATCTTCTTCAGTTGTTTGCCGAGCGGCTTGACCACGATTTCTTCGGTGTCGTTCACCTTGTCGACGATCAAGCCGAACTGCCGATCGTCGGCTCGCAACACTACGATGTTGTACGCAGCGTCCACTTGCTGCTGACGCGAACGGATCTGATCGCCCGAGACCAAGCCAAGTCGTTCCGAAAGATAAACCAGCGGCAGCAGTTTGCCACGCAACCGGTAGACCGGCGCGCCGTGCATGTATTCAATACTGCGCTGAGCATCGGTCCCCTCGAGTCGCACAAGTTCCAGCAAGTTGATTTGCGGAATGGCGTAGCGATCTCCTTCGGTGGTGACGATGAGTGCCGGAATGATCGCCAGCGTGAGAGGAATCTTGATTTTGACCGTTGTTCCTTCGCCCGGTGCGCTTTGCAATTCGATGATGCCGCCGATGCGCTCGATGTTGGTCTTCACCACATCCATTCCCACGCCGCGGCCTGACACGCTCGTCACTTGCTCCGCAGTGGAAAAACCTGCCGCAAAGATCATTTGCGAAAGTTCGCGATCGCTCATGCGGGCGGTTTGATCGGCAGAGAGCAAGCCGCGCTCGATCGACCGTTTGCGAATCCGCTCCAGGTTCAGCCCCGCGCCGTCGTCCGAAATCTCGATATTGACCTGACCACCTTCATGGTAAGCCCGCAGCACCAGGCGGCCCTCGGTCGGCTTGCCGGCTGCTTGCCGCACACTCGGCGATTCGATGCCATGGTCGACAGAGTTGCGGATTAAGTGGGTGAGTGGATCCTTGATCGCTTCGACAATGGTTTTGTCGAGCTCGGTGTCCTTACCTTCCATTTCGATCCGCACTTCCTTGTGCAATTGTCCGGCCAGATCGCGTACAACGCGGGGAAACTTGGCCCACACATTACCGATTGGCTGCATCCGCGTTTTCATCACGCTTTCTTGCAACTCGGTGGTGATCAAGTTCAGCCGCTGAGCCGTGCTGTGAAAGGTGGCATCTTCCAGTCGACCGGTGTATTGCACGATCTGATTGCGGGCCAGCACAAGTTCGCCGACGCGGGTCATCAACTTATCGAGCAGACCGACGTCGACGCGAATTGTGGTGTCGCTGCCGCTGCTCGACGACTTTTCGCTGACGGGATGTTCTTGTACGGCGGTTTTCGTTTTCTGTTCCGGCTGTTGTTCGCAAACGCTGGCAACCGGCCGTGATGATTCCGCCGCGATCGGCGTCTTCTTCCCTTGCGACAACCGCTCCACAACCGCGGCCACGGCAATAGTCGCTTCGCAGTCGCCATTTTCAACCGCAGTCACAATGTCACGACATTTGTCGACGGCAGACATGAGGGCAGAGATGGCGTCGGTCGACACAGGGTTAGCTTCATCGCGCAGCTGGGTCAGCAACCGTTCGGTCGCTTGAGCAATGCTTTCCAGGTTCCGCAACGAAAGTAAGCCGGCGCCAACGGTGACCGTATGCATCGAGCGAAACAGGATTCGCACAATCTGCGGCGAATCGGGGGCTTGCTCGAGACAAAGGAGTTCCTGGTCCATGCTGTCGAGTTGTTCGCAACATTCGCTCAGGAACTCACGCACCGACGGACTAAGCTCGATTTTGTGAGCGACTGTCGCTTCTACCGGCGCGGGCTGTTGGCTCGCTGCTGCTTGTTGGTGCGGCAGATATTGCTGCAGTTCGGCAACGTAGTCAGTAATGTCGGCTTCATTCGAAGTATCAATGGCCTCAATCAGGCCTTTCATGAAATCCGAAGCACGTAGGATGGATGTTACGAGCTCAGAGCTTGTGGCAATTTCGCGATTTCGCATGTTGTCGAGGACTTCTTCTAGCCCATGCGCCAAAGCGCCGATGCGATCGAGTCCCAGGAAGCCGGCGGAACCCTTGATGGTATGCATCGTGCGAAACACGCCATTGACGAGTTCCACATCCTGCGCGGCGCCGGCAGATTCAATGGCCAGCAACTGCTGTTCGATATTCGCCAGTCCTTCTTGCGACTCGACGACGAACTCGGCGATCAAATCGGAATCAAAGTCGCTCATGGTTTGTCCGCCAAAAGGTATGCGAGGATTAGGAGCAAGCGATTGCGCTGCACTGCGGAGCCGCCTTCGGCTCCTGAGCATTGCGAATGATGCTTGTCAGGATGTGTTGCAAATCGGCGAGGCCCCGTTCGGCCACTCCCTGGTCTTGGATCAGGCACTCGCTCAGCGAACGACGTTGCCAGTAGGCGAGCAGCGTCAACTCAGCGATTTGCGGCAACGTGAGCAGATCCAACTGATTGGCGCAGGCTCCAAAGGTCTCGCCGGTCGAAGCCTGCAGTTGCAAAACCGCCGAGGCTTCGCGAACAGACAGCATCCGACTCGAAAGCGAGACTGCGCCCATCCATTGCGGACCGCGCCACCGTGCTTGCCAGGCCTCTGCCACGGTCGCGGCAGGCAAGCAACC is drawn from Anatilimnocola floriformis and contains these coding sequences:
- a CDS encoding chemotaxis protein CheW, translating into MNETARQYCTFRVDRLLLGVEVQQVQEVIRYQAMTRVPLANKVISGLINLRGQIVTAIDLREQLGLPPRGPERNPMNVVVRDGDEVVSFLVDEIGDVIQVTSDAFELPPATASASLRDLITGAYKLPDQLLLVLDCSRALAESDLCVAGDSRFAR
- a CDS encoding chemotaxis protein CheA — encoded protein: MSDFDSDLIAEFVVESQEGLANIEQQLLAIESAGAAQDVELVNGVFRTMHTIKGSAGFLGLDRIGALAHGLEEVLDNMRNREIATSSELVTSILRASDFMKGLIEAIDTSNEADITDYVAELQQYLPHQQAAASQQPAPVEATVAHKIELSPSVREFLSECCEQLDSMDQELLCLEQAPDSPQIVRILFRSMHTVTVGAGLLSLRNLESIAQATERLLTQLRDEANPVSTDAISALMSAVDKCRDIVTAVENGDCEATIAVAAVVERLSQGKKTPIAAESSRPVASVCEQQPEQKTKTAVQEHPVSEKSSSSGSDTTIRVDVGLLDKLMTRVGELVLARNQIVQYTGRLEDATFHSTAQRLNLITTELQESVMKTRMQPIGNVWAKFPRVVRDLAGQLHKEVRIEMEGKDTELDKTIVEAIKDPLTHLIRNSVDHGIESPSVRQAAGKPTEGRLVLRAYHEGGQVNIEISDDGAGLNLERIRKRSIERGLLSADQTARMSDRELSQMIFAAGFSTAEQVTSVSGRGVGMDVVKTNIERIGGIIELQSAPGEGTTVKIKIPLTLAIIPALIVTTEGDRYAIPQINLLELVRLEGTDAQRSIEYMHGAPVYRLRGKLLPLVYLSERLGLVSGDQIRSRQQQVDAAYNIVVLRADDRQFGLIVDKVNDTEEIVVKPLGKQLKKIGEYAGATIMGDGGVALILDVKGLAVASGLSGELRSRSGAEENLETQRHRQSFQSVLLVDVGDARRFALPISMVSRLEKISNSLVELANGREVIQYRGKILPLLRLDEIVGRAATENQSDELQVVVYDQQGHSFGLVVRRILDTCEVAQQANAAEQPTPHLLGTCVIQQRVTDVIDMQEIGRQLRTPSLQTSI
- a CDS encoding methyl-accepting chemotaxis protein, with product MPAAKSKAKTKTTTKTKSTSTAKLTELTNLISAISKAQAVIEFEMTGTIITANENFCKTLGYSLDEIQGRHHSMFAEETLKNSPDYREFWARLNRGESLVGEFRRVGKGGKLIVIQASYNPIADAQGRLVKVVKFATDITASALANADQAAKLTAIGKAQAVIEFTMDGTIVDANDNFCNTMGYSLAEIKGRHHSLFASDSLKNSAEYREFWTRLNRGENLPGEYQRFGKGGREVWIQASYNPIPDTNGKLVKVVKYATEVTAAVKARQEMIRILDQVNSSAGTLGSSAEELTAVSTQMASNAEETSAQANVVSAASEQVSKNVQTVSTGVEEMNAAIREIAKNATDSARVAQQAVTTAATANTTISKLGDSSAEIGKVIKVITSIAEQTNLLALNATIEAARAGEAGKGFAVVANEVKELAKETAKATEDISHKIEAIQGDTRGAVESIRKIGEVIAQINDISNTIASAVEEQTATATEMSRNVAEAAKGTAEIAQNITSVAQAAQNTTQGATNCQQAASELARMAAELQQLGAGETSGTEAAEKVSLSRNGKSRANTSELVHSTSHA
- a CDS encoding response regulator translates to MRKGEQQMKAMVVDDSRPIRRIEGDILRELGFETVEAGNGRQALDRLQEGELPQVILVDWNMPEMNGLEFIKAVRGEARFKSIVMLMVTTEIETDQMLRALSAGADEYLMKPFQKDGLIDKLRLLGVVN